In Methanococcus voltae, a single window of DNA contains:
- a CDS encoding CBS domain-containing protein — MYFNKLSTIERVYNIGLEHDSIEYLFNYINKFILESESDLIKLYDLKILNKLSVSQIMSSRVVTVNENDSVDFLNSVIRKHKHLGYPVVDSDKELVGIVTFNDLEKKSVLGKTKIKDIMTKSKDLVTIRCDESALAAQKLMIRSKVGRLIVLDEENNILGIISKTDILKTNEIYSKKNTKIKDCKHITNLYFYDTDITKLERLKDSIIILMSARGYIISEKEDYVEVKSRDWDAFAKLVKNNNGELSHISIDTKLLDIMSIKVIKEMMKTIEKEKFEEIVITDHVTMVNEKSAIQRVITDFALFEDSKRTFGTITVRVDL, encoded by the coding sequence ATGTATTTTAATAAATTATCTACAATAGAAAGAGTATACAACATAGGATTAGAACATGATTCAATAGAATATTTGTTTAATTACATAAACAAATTTATATTGGAAAGTGAAAGCGATTTAATAAAATTGTACGACTTAAAAATATTAAATAAGCTTAGTGTAAGTCAAATAATGTCTTCAAGAGTTGTTACAGTTAATGAAAATGATTCTGTAGATTTTTTAAATAGTGTGATACGGAAGCATAAACATTTGGGCTATCCCGTCGTAGATTCTGACAAAGAACTTGTTGGAATTGTTACATTCAATGATCTTGAAAAGAAATCAGTGCTGGGAAAAACAAAAATAAAGGATATTATGACCAAATCTAAGGATTTGGTAACTATAAGATGCGATGAATCTGCTTTAGCTGCTCAAAAATTAATGATAAGAAGTAAAGTTGGTAGATTAATAGTTTTAGATGAAGAAAACAATATATTGGGCATTATAAGTAAAACCGATATTTTAAAAACCAATGAAATATACAGTAAAAAAAATACAAAAATAAAAGATTGTAAGCATATTACAAACCTTTACTTCTATGATACAGACATTACAAAGCTTGAAAGGCTTAAAGATAGCATAATAATACTTATGAGTGCTAGAGGATATATAATTTCCGAAAAAGAAGATTACGTAGAAGTAAAATCAAGAGATTGGGACGCATTTGCTAAATTGGTTAAAAATAATAACGGAGAATTATCTCATATATCTATTGACACCAAATTATTGGATATTATGAGTATTAAAGTTATTAAAGAAATGATGAAAACGATTGAAAAAGAAAAATTTGAAGAAATCGTTATTACTGACCACGTCACAATGGTAAATGAAAAATCAGCAATACAAAGAGTTATTACAGACTTTGCGTTATTTGAAGATAGTAAAAGGACTTTTGGTACAATTACCGTTCGAGTGGACTTATAA
- a CDS encoding methanogenesis marker 7 protein — translation MYQIVRYEGGVYKHNELKEWIEDVGGFIIQEHVMQLDVFMTVAFPEDEIAEFKNLSKNYKGKVVETPLAGIEIAVVAPSLSRHHLPHIACDVSEYVRKFGAKPNMIGLSHGAGKSISQIKEKEKRLIEEHDLAIYVMGNFKSCIEDKIHLFDVDIPVIVTGGPEHIEVGKTYIGNLGRRSQRLRRGSEIKALDNMIENITEKIGEKRLELSYDPPIIPPVVLKDEIEKNIADVHGIFAPMPIVTQLDGLRIKLDYDRSHERIENLKIDNYVLKDIAYISKSLIKNYILVKLKSKSEVLEESENNI, via the coding sequence ATGTATCAAATAGTTAGGTATGAAGGCGGAGTTTACAAACACAACGAGCTAAAAGAATGGATTGAAGACGTGGGCGGGTTTATAATTCAAGAGCACGTTATGCAATTGGATGTTTTTATGACTGTCGCATTTCCAGAAGATGAAATAGCGGAATTCAAAAACCTTTCAAAAAATTATAAGGGTAAGGTTGTAGAAACTCCATTGGCAGGAATAGAAATTGCAGTGGTTGCACCAAGTTTGTCTCGTCACCATTTGCCCCATATAGCTTGTGACGTTTCCGAATACGTCCGTAAATTTGGAGCTAAACCTAATATGATAGGATTATCACACGGTGCAGGAAAATCAATAAGTCAAATTAAGGAAAAGGAAAAAAGACTTATCGAAGAGCATGATCTTGCTATATACGTGATGGGTAATTTTAAAAGCTGTATTGAGGATAAAATCCACTTGTTTGATGTGGATATCCCAGTAATTGTCACAGGAGGTCCGGAACACATTGAAGTTGGTAAGACCTACATTGGAAATTTGGGTAGACGTAGCCAACGTTTAAGAAGGGGCTCTGAAATTAAAGCACTAGACAATATGATAGAGAATATCACTGAGAAAATCGGTGAAAAAAGGCTAGAATTATCCTACGACCCTCCTATAATACCGCCAGTGGTTTTAAAAGATGAAATAGAAAAAAATATTGCAGATGTGCACGGTATATTCGCACCTATGCCAATTGTGACTCAATTAGACGGTTTAAGAATAAAATTGGATTATGACAGGTCACACGAAAGAATTGAAAATTTAAAAATAGATAATTATGTATTAAAAGATATTGCATATATCTCTAAATCATTAATTAAGAATTATATTC
- the hisA gene encoding 1-(5-phosphoribosyl)-5-[(5-phosphoribosylamino)methylideneamino]imidazole-4-carboxamide isomerase: MYIIPAVDMKEGKCVQLIQGDPTKRHVEYDNPDEIAKMWVENGAEMLHLVDLDGAIDGERVNLPCVKKIIQESQVPVQMGGGIRTMEDVEELVDLGINKVIIGTVAVQNPDFVEELAKKVGSEKIMVALDAKDGKVVIKGWKEKTEYTPVQMGKILEEKGAGSILFTNVDSEGLLNGINITPTKELVDNLKIPIIASGGVTTIEDLIEFKKIGVAGVVVGSALYKNNFKLQDAITAVNNFKI, translated from the coding sequence ATGTATATTATACCAGCTGTGGATATGAAAGAAGGCAAATGCGTGCAGTTAATACAAGGAGACCCTACAAAGAGACATGTGGAGTATGATAACCCTGACGAAATAGCTAAAATGTGGGTAGAAAATGGTGCAGAGATGCTGCACTTGGTAGATTTGGATGGTGCAATTGATGGAGAGCGCGTAAATTTACCCTGTGTTAAAAAAATAATTCAAGAGTCACAAGTACCTGTCCAAATGGGTGGCGGTATAAGGACTATGGAAGATGTGGAAGAATTAGTAGATTTAGGAATTAATAAAGTTATTATAGGTACTGTAGCAGTTCAAAACCCTGATTTTGTTGAAGAACTTGCTAAAAAAGTAGGTAGTGAAAAAATAATGGTTGCATTAGATGCAAAAGATGGTAAAGTAGTTATAAAAGGATGGAAAGAAAAAACAGAGTACACGCCCGTCCAAATGGGTAAAATTTTAGAAGAAAAAGGTGCTGGTAGTATATTATTTACAAACGTGGACTCTGAAGGTCTTTTAAATGGTATAAACATCACACCTACAAAAGAACTCGTTGATAACTTAAAAATACCAATTATAGCATCTGGTGGAGTAACAACAATCGAAGATTTAATTGAATTCAAAAAAATAGGCGTAGCTGGTGTTGTTGTAGGTTCTGCACTTTATAAAAATAATTTTAAATTACAGGACGCCATAACTGCAGTGAATAATTTTAAAATTTAA
- a CDS encoding threonine--tRNA ligase, translated as MKTLMIHSDYLEYEAKQKTKMAEETEKLSGKMDECLTVFIAVERDDESDPEAVVKNVVDEIKKTAENLKVENIVIYPYAHLSSNLGSPDVAKKILKDVEEVLAPEYNVLRSPFGWYKAFKISCKGHPLSELSRQISAERKEDAEEKEKSKTTFYVVDKDFNLIEMNEESVKTVEDDGLKALLKHELGIKENKEDKKSKKKSESEPPHVTYIKEKEICDYEPSSDAGHFRWYPKGKLIRDLLSDYVYDLVVKYGAMPVETPVMYDLGNKAIKEHADKFGERQYRFRQSNKDLMLRFAACFGQFMMKKDMYLLPKHLPLKLYELSTYSFRYEQRGELVGLKRLRAFTMPDMHTVCMDMEQAKQAFEEQFWMGLKTGDDLKTPYSIIFRFTQDFYDEHKDWLYNIITEYRAKYGKDVVLEILPARKHYWIGKVDMAVVDSFGRPIENPTVQIDVESAKRFDITVNDGDKKINPIILHCSPTGSVERVLCGLLEGAYLNTLEDVPPMLPTWLAPIQVRVIPVSDKHQEYALSVAETLRANGIRADYDDREESIGKKIRNAGKDWSMYVVVIGDEEMENGNLNVTIRAKSSTKKPVKEVMTLDELISNIKSETEDCPVRPLPLPIKCSVQPIFR; from the coding sequence ATGAAAACTTTAATGATACACTCTGATTATTTAGAATATGAAGCTAAACAAAAAACCAAAATGGCTGAAGAAACCGAAAAATTAAGCGGAAAAATGGACGAATGTTTAACCGTTTTTATAGCTGTTGAAAGAGATGATGAATCTGACCCTGAAGCTGTTGTTAAAAACGTTGTTGACGAAATAAAGAAAACTGCTGAAAATTTAAAAGTTGAAAATATTGTAATATACCCATATGCTCACCTTTCAAGCAATTTGGGCTCCCCTGATGTTGCTAAAAAGATTTTAAAAGATGTTGAAGAAGTTTTAGCACCTGAATACAATGTTTTAAGGTCACCATTTGGATGGTACAAAGCATTTAAAATTAGCTGTAAAGGTCACCCATTGAGTGAACTTTCAAGACAAATCAGTGCTGAAAGAAAGGAAGACGCTGAGGAAAAGGAAAAATCAAAAACCACTTTCTATGTTGTAGACAAAGACTTTAATTTAATCGAAATGAATGAAGAAAGTGTTAAAACCGTTGAAGATGATGGTTTAAAAGCATTATTAAAACACGAATTGGGAATTAAAGAAAATAAAGAAGATAAAAAAAGCAAAAAGAAAAGTGAAAGCGAACCTCCTCACGTTACATACATTAAAGAGAAAGAAATTTGCGATTACGAACCAAGTTCAGACGCAGGTCACTTTAGATGGTACCCAAAAGGTAAATTAATCAGAGATTTATTATCAGACTATGTTTACGATTTAGTTGTTAAATACGGAGCTATGCCTGTTGAAACTCCTGTAATGTACGATTTAGGAAACAAAGCAATTAAAGAGCATGCTGATAAATTTGGAGAAAGACAATATAGGTTCAGACAAAGCAATAAAGACTTAATGTTAAGATTTGCTGCTTGCTTTGGTCAATTTATGATGAAAAAAGACATGTACTTATTACCTAAGCACTTACCTTTAAAATTGTACGAATTATCAACATACAGCTTCAGATACGAACAAAGAGGAGAATTAGTAGGTTTAAAAAGATTGAGAGCATTCACAATGCCTGATATGCACACTGTTTGTATGGATATGGAACAAGCAAAACAAGCATTTGAAGAACAGTTCTGGATGGGCTTAAAAACAGGTGATGATTTAAAAACACCTTATTCAATCATATTTAGATTTACACAAGACTTCTACGATGAACACAAAGATTGGTTATACAACATAATCACAGAATACAGAGCTAAATATGGAAAAGACGTAGTTTTAGAGATTTTACCTGCAAGAAAACACTACTGGATTGGTAAAGTTGATATGGCTGTTGTAGATAGCTTTGGAAGACCTATTGAGAACCCTACAGTTCAAATCGATGTAGAAAGTGCTAAAAGATTCGATATCACAGTAAATGACGGAGATAAGAAAATAAACCCTATTATCTTACACTGTTCACCTACAGGTAGTGTTGAGAGAGTATTATGTGGTTTATTAGAAGGAGCTTACTTAAACACCCTAGAAGATGTGCCTCCAATGTTACCTACTTGGTTAGCACCTATTCAAGTTAGAGTTATACCAGTTTCAGACAAACATCAAGAATATGCACTTTCAGTTGCTGAAACGTTAAGAGCTAACGGAATAAGAGCTGATTATGATGATAGAGAAGAAAGTATCGGTAAAAAAATCAGAAATGCTGGTAAAGACTGGTCTATGTACGTTGTAGTTATTGGTGACGAGGAAATGGAAAATGGTAACTTAAACGTAACCATTAGAGCTAAATCTTCAACCAAAAAACCAGTTAAAGAAGTAATGACCTTAGATGAGTTAATAAGCAATATAAAATCAGAAACTGAAGATTGTCCGGTTAGACCATTGCCATTGCCTATTAAATGTTCTGTACAACCAATATTCAGATAA
- a CDS encoding DUF1611 domain-containing protein gives MKNEQVKLSHNNKVADGIKLFGFVNIVDIEFNDFTKDINTKNKDNNTNNSINTNNTDDGNTKKDYTCFIWNKEILDDEELLIWEKTISNEIKKGKKILNMARLQRIENNESLITLAKKHNVSVRDISDPEIYKKVEDYAYKGLEGIKPKVLTIVGTGRQSGKFTACMTLKNELTNKGINLGVLGTEPQSMICGADEMVIPQPIPICHVAPTILGVMKKIEMENNLTENDLMIVSGQTGIFANPLEVGTGRGGSVISIALLLGSNPDYVLLASDLLDLEDINKHIVATELLTGKKVIGVTVNSKKLFDSESDEEISLILRDISKKLNLPVTDVIGRINLDELLEEIIKLLKNS, from the coding sequence ATGAAAAATGAGCAAGTAAAATTATCACACAATAACAAAGTGGCAGACGGAATAAAATTATTTGGATTTGTAAATATAGTCGATATAGAATTTAATGACTTTACAAAGGACATAAATACTAAAAATAAGGATAATAACACGAACAATAGCATCAATACTAATAATACTGATGACGGTAATACTAAAAAGGATTACACTTGTTTTATTTGGAATAAAGAGATATTGGATGATGAAGAATTACTTATTTGGGAAAAAACAATATCAAATGAGATTAAAAAAGGAAAGAAAATATTAAACATGGCAAGGTTGCAAAGAATCGAAAATAACGAAAGTTTGATTACACTTGCAAAAAAGCACAACGTATCAGTGAGAGATATTTCAGACCCTGAAATATATAAAAAAGTCGAAGATTACGCTTATAAAGGTTTAGAGGGTATAAAACCGAAAGTCCTTACAATAGTGGGTACTGGTAGACAATCAGGTAAATTTACCGCATGTATGACTTTAAAAAATGAGCTAACAAACAAAGGAATTAATTTGGGCGTTTTAGGTACTGAACCTCAATCTATGATATGTGGTGCAGATGAAATGGTTATCCCCCAACCAATACCAATATGTCATGTGGCACCTACCATATTGGGAGTTATGAAAAAAATAGAGATGGAAAATAACTTAACGGAAAATGATTTAATGATAGTTTCCGGGCAAACGGGTATTTTTGCAAATCCCTTGGAAGTTGGAACTGGAAGGGGTGGAAGTGTAATAAGTATTGCTCTTCTATTGGGGTCTAATCCGGATTACGTACTATTAGCTTCTGATTTGCTAGATTTAGAAGATATAAACAAGCATATCGTGGCTACAGAATTATTAACTGGTAAAAAAGTAATTGGGGTTACTGTAAATTCTAAAAAATTATTTGATTCTGAAAGTGACGAGGAAATATCTTTAATTTTACGAGATATCTCTAAAAAATTAAATCTACCAGTAACTGACGTAATTGGAAGGATTAACTTAGATGAATTACTCGAAGAAATCATAAAGTTATTAAAAAATAGCTAA
- a CDS encoding CBS domain-containing protein: MEQLNSTIEEIMIKNVVSAKTSESVVDAFENMLKNKVSCLPIVNDDKVLMGIITTTDVGYNLIKDVYTLETTLEEVMTKDVISVKPSETIKQALQKMDINGTASEIINQLPVVDDDGKLIGIISDGDIIRFISKLI; this comes from the coding sequence ATGGAGCAATTAAATAGCACTATTGAAGAAATAATGATTAAAAATGTAGTATCTGCAAAAACCAGCGAATCTGTTGTTGACGCATTTGAAAATATGCTTAAAAACAAAGTAAGTTGTTTACCTATAGTAAACGACGATAAGGTTTTAATGGGTATTATAACAACCACAGATGTGGGCTACAATTTAATAAAAGATGTTTACACTTTAGAAACTACCCTTGAAGAAGTAATGACAAAAGATGTAATATCTGTTAAACCTTCTGAGACAATTAAACAAGCCTTACAAAAAATGGATATAAACGGAACTGCTTCAGAAATTATAAATCAGCTTCCTGTAGTTGACGATGATGGAAAATTGATTGGTATAATTTCTGATGGAGATATAATCAGATTTATTTCAAAATTAATATAA
- a CDS encoding bifunctional N(6)-L-threonylcarbamoyladenine synthase/serine/threonine protein kinase produces the protein MNQKSKKLVCLGLEGTAEKTGVGIITEDGEVLYNNTIIYKPPLQGINPREAADHHAETFVKLLKDAFKTVDPKDIDLVAFSQGPGLGPSLRVTATAGRALALSLNKPIIGVNHCVGHVEIGKLKTPAKDPLTLYVSGGNTQILAYVGDKYRVIGETHDIAIGNCLDQFARSCGLPHPGGVYIEQMAKKSNDNSKDYGNYLKLPYTIKGMDLSLSGLLTAAIKKSKDTTKDYNLEDVCYSLQETAFAMLTEITERALAHTNKSEVMLVGGVAANDRLKEMLQKMCDEQNVDFYVPEKQYCGDNGAMIGWLGILQYINGKRTDLNDTKIMPNYRADMVSVNWIVKNEKMNEAQRLIPENLIGKGAEADIEIIDYLGNKSIKKTRIVKGYRVSDLDTLIRQRRTVKEARFLNNVKNLGICTPAVYDINKDENSIIMEFIDGVSLKDFILSNYTPNNPNLKNLLIKVGESIAKMHNENIIHNDLTTSNFMVSQDNDLCKLYVLDFGLAKYTDVFEDKAIDLIVLKKALISTHYKQFDEIWNNILEGYKISKDYDKTLKMIDKVEKKGRYL, from the coding sequence ATGAATCAAAAAAGTAAAAAATTAGTTTGTTTGGGTTTAGAGGGGACTGCCGAAAAAACAGGTGTGGGTATAATCACCGAGGATGGTGAAGTATTGTATAATAATACAATAATCTACAAACCACCATTACAAGGCATAAATCCTCGTGAAGCTGCAGATCATCACGCGGAAACATTTGTAAAACTTTTAAAAGACGCATTTAAAACTGTGGATCCAAAAGATATTGATTTGGTGGCTTTTTCTCAAGGTCCGGGTTTAGGTCCAAGTTTAAGAGTTACTGCAACAGCAGGGAGAGCTTTGGCTCTTTCATTAAATAAGCCCATAATCGGTGTTAATCATTGTGTAGGTCACGTAGAGATCGGAAAATTGAAAACTCCTGCAAAAGACCCTTTAACATTATATGTAAGTGGTGGAAATACTCAAATTTTAGCTTATGTGGGTGATAAATATAGGGTAATCGGTGAAACTCACGATATAGCCATAGGAAACTGTTTGGATCAATTTGCAAGAAGTTGTGGATTACCGCACCCTGGTGGCGTGTATATTGAACAAATGGCAAAAAAATCAAACGATAACTCAAAAGATTATGGAAACTATCTAAAATTGCCATATACTATAAAAGGTATGGATTTATCCCTTTCAGGGTTGCTAACTGCTGCAATTAAGAAGTCAAAGGATACTACCAAAGATTATAACTTAGAAGATGTATGCTACTCTTTGCAAGAAACGGCTTTCGCAATGTTAACCGAGATAACAGAAAGAGCTTTAGCACACACCAATAAGTCAGAAGTAATGTTGGTTGGTGGAGTTGCTGCAAACGATCGTTTAAAAGAAATGCTACAAAAAATGTGTGATGAGCAAAATGTTGACTTTTATGTGCCTGAAAAACAATATTGTGGCGATAATGGAGCTATGATAGGCTGGTTAGGGATTTTACAATATATAAATGGAAAAAGAACTGATTTAAACGATACAAAAATCATGCCAAATTACCGTGCAGATATGGTAAGTGTAAATTGGATCGTTAAAAATGAAAAAATGAATGAAGCTCAACGATTAATTCCTGAAAATTTAATTGGAAAAGGTGCTGAGGCAGATATTGAAATTATTGATTATTTGGGTAATAAATCTATTAAGAAGACTAGAATTGTTAAAGGTTACCGTGTAAGTGATTTAGATACTCTTATAAGGCAAAGAAGGACTGTAAAAGAAGCAAGGTTTTTAAATAACGTTAAAAATTTAGGAATTTGCACTCCTGCAGTATATGATATAAATAAAGATGAAAATAGCATAATAATGGAATTCATTGATGGAGTATCTTTAAAAGATTTCATATTGAGCAATTACACTCCTAACAATCCTAATTTAAAAAATTTATTAATTAAAGTCGGCGAATCAATTGCTAAAATGCACAATGAAAACATAATTCACAATGATTTAACTACCTCTAATTTTATGGTTAGTCAAGACAATGATTTATGTAAATTATACGTGTTAGATTTTGGATTGGCAAAGTATACTGACGTTTTCGAGGATAAGGCAATTGATTTAATTGTTTTGAAAAAAGCGCTAATAAGTACGCATTACAAACAATTTGATGAAATTTGGAATAATATTCTCGAAGGCTACAAAATTTCTAAAGATTATGATAAAACTTTAAAAATGATTGATAAAGTTGAAAAAAAGGGTAGATATTTATAA
- a CDS encoding sodium-dependent transporter, with protein sequence MSAREQWGSNLGFIIAAIGSAVGLGNIWRFPYMAYENGGGAFLIPYLIGLFVVGVTVLALEFVIGHSTKGSAPLAWKRLNGKFEWLGWLSVFTAFVITTYYMAILGWGIAYLYQLLFIGIPADIGGFFFNEILQISSGPAEIGTFPLLSLVSVVLAWVVTYVIINSGVKKGLERANKIFMPILFLMTVALVIRGFTLPGGIDGILLYVTPDFSKITNLKIWVDAFCQIFFSLSLGFGIMIAYSSYLPEKTDLTKSSLIVALSNSFYSLIVGLAVFGTLGYMAFQQNIPITEVVQQSITLAFVTFPTAISLMPFGREFGIIFFLSFVIAGISSALSLMESFSSAIIDKFQIDRKKTSFIVTILGILGSLIFVTQSGLYWLDIVDNFISNVTLPLVGILEAIAAIWLFKGEKLVEYIDRLSPIKMGSLWKVFAGIITPASLLVFLGFHIHSLITTGYGGYESIFVALGAAVIPTMLLGSIICTAVPWKEKIQDWDSFNYDRFKEIAKEVLKKEEKI encoded by the coding sequence GTGAGTGCAAGAGAACAATGGGGCTCTAATTTAGGCTTCATAATCGCAGCCATTGGTTCTGCGGTAGGTTTAGGAAACATATGGCGGTTTCCATACATGGCTTATGAAAATGGTGGAGGGGCTTTCCTTATACCTTATTTAATTGGTTTATTTGTTGTTGGTGTTACTGTTTTAGCGTTAGAGTTCGTTATAGGACATTCTACAAAGGGTTCTGCACCCCTTGCTTGGAAAAGATTAAACGGTAAATTTGAATGGCTAGGTTGGCTTTCCGTATTTACTGCGTTTGTAATTACTACTTATTATATGGCAATCCTTGGTTGGGGTATTGCATACTTATACCAGCTTTTATTTATCGGAATACCTGCAGATATTGGAGGATTCTTCTTCAACGAGATATTACAAATCTCAAGTGGACCTGCTGAAATAGGTACATTCCCATTATTATCGTTAGTATCAGTTGTTCTTGCGTGGGTTGTAACCTATGTTATTATCAATTCAGGCGTTAAAAAAGGTTTGGAAAGAGCAAACAAGATATTTATGCCCATATTATTCCTTATGACTGTTGCATTAGTTATAAGAGGATTTACATTACCTGGTGGTATCGATGGTATATTACTCTATGTAACTCCGGATTTCTCAAAAATAACCAACTTAAAAATTTGGGTTGACGCATTCTGTCAAATATTCTTCTCCTTAAGTTTAGGATTTGGTATTATGATAGCATACTCAAGTTACTTACCTGAAAAAACCGATTTGACAAAAAGTTCACTTATCGTAGCTTTGTCAAACTCATTCTACTCATTAATTGTAGGTCTTGCAGTATTCGGAACATTAGGATACATGGCATTCCAACAAAACATACCAATAACTGAAGTTGTTCAACAATCCATTACTTTGGCATTCGTTACATTCCCTACAGCAATTTCATTGATGCCTTTCGGAAGAGAATTTGGTATTATATTCTTCTTAAGCTTCGTTATTGCAGGTATATCATCAGCATTGTCCTTAATGGAGTCATTTTCATCTGCAATTATCGATAAATTCCAAATCGATAGGAAAAAGACTTCATTCATTGTTACAATATTAGGTATTTTAGGAAGTTTAATATTCGTAACTCAATCTGGTTTATACTGGTTAGATATCGTAGATAACTTCATTTCAAACGTAACATTACCATTAGTTGGTATATTAGAAGCTATTGCTGCAATATGGTTATTCAAAGGTGAAAAACTTGTTGAATACATCGACAGATTGTCCCCAATTAAAATGGGTTCATTATGGAAAGTATTTGCAGGTATAATTACACCAGCATCCTTATTAGTATTCTTAGGATTCCACATTCACAGTTTAATTACAACAGGATACGGCGGATATGAAAGCATATTTGTAGCATTAGGTGCTGCAGTTATTCCCACTATGCTTTTGGGTTCAATCATATGTACTGCAGTACCTTGGAAGGAAAAAATTCAAGACTGGGACAGTTTCAACTACGATAGATTTAAAGAAATTGCAAAAGAAGTATTGAAAAAGGAAGAAAAAATCTAA
- a CDS encoding carbohydrate kinase family protein yields MENIKNNNNLNGNGKINVVGHAAIDYIFDLDKFPELNTSVQIPSAKKYYGGAASNVAAQIANMGVNSSLISCVGTDFITSGYEEYLKELGVSLDFVYTSTEEETPKAWIFTDPDANQITYFLWGAAKHYKEIVVPDFDGDIVHLSTGDPEYNIKCAKKAKELNKLVSFDPGQDLTLYSAENLEEIINYVDFLFMNHHEFRRIMETINKTPEDMKNKLNYLIVTYNKDGSHIYHNGKEIKVPAIMVEAMDPTGAGDSYRAGFLSAYLKGYSLENCGYVGACVASYVVEKVGCQTNLPKWDKITDRLSEKLNYTLKEL; encoded by the coding sequence TTGGAGAATATAAAAAATAATAACAATTTAAATGGCAATGGTAAAATAAACGTTGTTGGACACGCTGCAATTGATTATATTTTTGATTTAGATAAATTTCCAGAATTAAATACGTCAGTGCAAATTCCTAGTGCTAAAAAATACTATGGGGGCGCTGCAAGTAACGTGGCAGCACAAATAGCGAACATGGGTGTAAATTCATCATTAATATCTTGCGTAGGTACTGATTTTATCACTTCAGGATATGAAGAGTATTTAAAAGAATTAGGAGTCTCTTTAGACTTTGTATATACATCAACCGAAGAAGAAACACCAAAAGCTTGGATATTTACCGATCCTGATGCTAATCAAATTACATATTTTTTATGGGGAGCTGCTAAACATTACAAAGAGATAGTTGTACCAGATTTTGACGGGGATATCGTACACTTATCAACAGGAGACCCAGAATATAACATCAAATGTGCTAAAAAAGCTAAAGAATTAAACAAACTGGTTTCTTTTGATCCAGGTCAAGATTTAACATTATATAGTGCTGAAAATTTAGAGGAAATAATCAACTATGTAGATTTCCTATTTATGAACCATCACGAATTTAGAAGAATAATGGAAACAATAAATAAAACACCTGAAGATATGAAAAATAAACTAAATTACTTAATTGTAACTTACAATAAAGATGGTAGCCATATATACCACAATGGGAAAGAAATAAAAGTTCCTGCAATTATGGTTGAAGCTATGGACCCCACTGGTGCAGGCGACAGCTATAGGGCAGGCTTCTTATCTGCTTACTTAAAAGGATACTCTTTAGAAAATTGCGGTTATGTTGGAGCCTGTGTAGCATCTTATGTGGTTGAAAAAGTAGGTTGTCAGACAAACTTGCCAAAATGGGATAAAATTACCGATAGATTATCTGAAAAATTAAATTACACGTTAAAAGAGTTGTAA